DNA from Nitrospina gracilis Nb-211:
TCATGGCCGGGCGTGTCGAGGAAGGTGATGGGCTTGCCGTTGATTTTGGCCTGGTACGCGCCGATGTGCTGGGTGATGCCGCCTTTTTCCGATTCGGTGACGTTGGTCTTGCGGATGGCGTCCAGCAGGGACGTCTTGCCGTGGTCGACGTGTCCCATGATGGTGACGATCGGCGGACGCGGCACGCGGTCCTTCTCGTTATCCGGCTCTTCCTCGTCCTCGAAGCCCACTTCGGACTCCGGGGTGATGCGTTCCACTTCGAACCCGCGCTGGTCGGCGAGCTTGAAGGAAATATCGAAATCGAGGCTCTGGTTGATGGTGGCCATGACGCCCAGGCCCATCAGGTCCTTGATGAGGTCGTTGGGCGTGCACTTGAGCTTCGCCGCCAGATCGCGCAGGGGGGTGTTGTCCAGAAGCCGTACGACTTCAAATCCCTCTTCCGCGACCACAGCAGGCGCGGCGGAGGGGGCCGCCTGCGCCACCGCCGGACGTTTCCCGCCATGGCGGTCATCTCTGCGGCCGCCTTTTTTCTGTGCGGGTTGTGGCCTGCCCTTGGCGCGGGTCGGTTTTTGGGGAGTTTCCTTGTCCTGATCCTCTTTCTTTACAATCTTGAGACCCAGCTTGCGCCCACCGCGTTGACCATCTTCATCGACATCTTCCTGCTCGGACGGTTTCTTTTCGCGGCCGTGAGGTGTGGCGTCTTTCTTTTTCGGTTTGGCGGACGGTTTTTCCCCTCGTCCCTTTTTGTGCGCCGCTTCCCGGGCCGGGGTTTCGGCTTCCTTTTCCTCTTTCTTGGCCGCGGGTTTGACGTCGGCCTTGGGTTTCGCGGCTTCCTTGCCTTCGGTCTTTTGGGAGGCTTTGGGTTTGGCGGTTTTTTTGCCGTCGTCTTCCTTTTTTTCTGCGGGTTTTGTAGCGGCTTTGGTGGCGGTTTTTGTCGCGGCTTTTTTCTTGGTGACGGCTTTGGTCGTGGCTTTTTTGGTGGCCTTGGCTTTGGCGGTCGCGCCTTTCTTTTTACCCGCACCGTCAGCCGGTTTTTCGGTAAAAAGATCCCGTATGTAATTGGCCATGTCCTCATCGATGGAGCTCATGTGGTTCTTGACCGGGCAGTCTTTTTTCTTGAGCTCGTCGATGATCTGGTCATTCTGGACGTTGAGTTCCAACGCCAATTTGTTAATCCTGATTTTAGCCAAAGGCAACCTCCTGAACTGTGGATGTTATTTTAGGTCCTCATAATCATCCCCTCAAACGTTTTCGTACTTCTCCATGAGCAGTTTGGCCTGGGTGATGATGGCCTGGGCGGCATCTTCGTCGATGCCTTCGATGGCTGTCAACTCTTCCACCGCGGTGACGGACAATTCGGCAATGGTCTGGAACCCGTTGTCAGACAGGGCATCGATGATGGAGGGGGAGACGCCTGCTAGGGCTTCCAGCCCGAGTTCCTGCTCTTCCTCTTCGCTCTCTGGGGAACCCGTTTCGGACGATTCCTCTTCTTCGGTTGTTTCCTCCGCGGCGGTTTCGGCGTGGGGTTCCTCCGTCACGGGGGGTGCCACGGTTTCGCCGACTTCGTCGATCGTTTCTTCCTCGGTCCCAGTGGATTCCGTCAAAGAGTCCAGAATCCCCGCTTTCGAAGCGGGCTTCTTGAGACTGGGAGAGGTGTACACCAGATTGTCGTTTTCTTCCACCGTGTTGACCACAGCGGGAGCGGGAGCCGGTGCCGGTTCCTCGGCGGCCGGGCGCTTGGCGATCTGCTCCTCCGCGAATTCCACCAGCGACTCGGCCTTCTTGGGGCCGATGCCGGGCAACTCCTGCATGCCGGCGGTGCCGCGTTTGACCACTTCGTCAAAGGAGATGATGTTGTCATTGAACAGGATGGAGACGATTTTCTCGCCGAAACCCTTCGTGTTCTTGAGAATCTCGAAAAAGTCCTCTTTCGGGGACGTGGATTTCTGGAACAGGCTGGGTGCTTCCAGCAGGCCGCCGGCTTCGGACTCTCCCTTGATGTCGATCTTCCATTTCACCAGCTTGGCGGCCAGGCGCACGTTCTGCCCCTTCTTTCCAATGGCGAGCGACATCTGGTCGTCGGCGACGATGATGGTCATTTGCTTTGCGTCCTTGTTCATCAGGATGCGCGAAATCTTTGCCGGGCTGAGTGCGTTGCGGATGAAGATCTCCGGGTCATCGGAGTACTCAACGATGTCGATCTTCTCGCCGCGCAACTCCTGCACGATGGACTGCACACGCAGACCGCGCATGCCGACGCAGGCGCCGACGGCGTCGATATCCCGGTCATTGGTGCGCACGGCGATCTTGGTCCTGCCGTTGGGCTCGCGCACGATGCCCATGATCTCCACCATGCCTTCGCTGATCTCCGGCACTTCCAGCTCGAACAGGCGCTTGATGAGCCCGACGTGGGTGCGCGACAGGATCACCAGCGTGTTCTTCGCCGTCTTGCGCACGTCCAACACATAAGCGCGCACGCGGTCGCCGCGGTTGAACGATTCGCGGAACACCTGCTCGCGGCGCGGAAGGATGCCCTCGGCCTTGCCGAGATCGACGATGATGTCGCCGTGCTCGAAGCGTTGCACGATGCCGTTGATGAGGTCGTCTTTCTTGTCGATGAATTCGTTGTACAGGATTTCGATTTCCGCTTCCCGCACCTTCTGCAGGATGACCTGCTTCGCCAGTTGCGCGGCGATGCGGCCCAGGTCTTCGAGCTCCCGTTTCACCAGCACCACATCCCCGTTTTCCGCGTCGGGGTACAGCTTCTGCGCCTGCTTTTTCGTGATCTGCGTTTCGGGATCGCTGACGCGGGGGACGACCGTGCGCTCGGTCAAAATCTCCACCTCGCCGGTTTCTTCGTTGAACCGGCTTTGCAGGGTTTCGATGTCCGGCAGTTTTTTGCGGACGGCGGCCTCCACCGCACTCTTGAGCGCATTGATCAGCACTTCGCGGTCGATGCCTTTTTCACGGCACAACTGGTCGATGATGTGAATGACTTCAGCGGTCATAATTTGAATTCAATTTCCAAACGGGCGGAGGCGATGTTTTTGAGTGGAATGGCAAAGGCCTGCCCTTGCACATCCACATGCACGTCGCCGTCCACAAAGTTTGTCAGAGTACCCTTGAAGTTTCTGCGGTCGCCGATAGGGGCATAGGTGGTGATCTGGACCTTCTTGCCCAAGTAGCGCCGAAAATCTTTTTCTTTTTTCAGCGGCCGGTCCAGACCCGGCGACGACACTTCCAGGATGTAATGCGTGCGGACGATATCGTCCACCTCAATCATGTCTTCCACCATGCGGCTGACCTTCTTGCAGTCCTCCACGCCCACACCGCCGGGTTTGTCGATGTAAATACGGAGAACCCAGCTGCGCCCCTCCCGCTTGTACTCGACGTCCACCAACTCCAAGCCTTGAGCTTGGACGACGGGCTCCACTAGCGCTTCAACTGCTTGTGGTATTGAGCCTTTGGACATGGTGTGGCCGGTTGCCGCGATGTTGCCAGTTCGCATGGTTTGTCAAAATTCCAGACTCATTGGTCCGGAAAATTGACGTGCGGCCCGAATGATCTGATACAAAAAAAGCGGGCTGGAAGCCCGCCATCAATGCAGACCGCTCAATTTGTGTAAATTTTAACCGAAATTCGGCGGGGCTTGCAAGATAAATTCATGAAATGGAAGGGCGGGACGGAAAATCAGAGGTCCGAAAGGAGCGCCGGAATTTTTTCCAGGATGGCGGGGAAGGGGTGGTTCGCCGAATCGCCGGTCCGGCGGGTTTTGAGTTCGACCTCACCCTGTTCCAGGTTTTTGGGGCCGATCACCAGTTGCAGGGGG
Protein-coding regions in this window:
- the nusA gene encoding transcription termination factor NusA, with the translated sequence MTAEVIHIIDQLCREKGIDREVLINALKSAVEAAVRKKLPDIETLQSRFNEETGEVEILTERTVVPRVSDPETQITKKQAQKLYPDAENGDVVLVKRELEDLGRIAAQLAKQVILQKVREAEIEILYNEFIDKKDDLINGIVQRFEHGDIIVDLGKAEGILPRREQVFRESFNRGDRVRAYVLDVRKTAKNTLVILSRTHVGLIKRLFELEVPEISEGMVEIMGIVREPNGRTKIAVRTNDRDIDAVGACVGMRGLRVQSIVQELRGEKIDIVEYSDDPEIFIRNALSPAKISRILMNKDAKQMTIIVADDQMSLAIGKKGQNVRLAAKLVKWKIDIKGESEAGGLLEAPSLFQKSTSPKEDFFEILKNTKGFGEKIVSILFNDNIISFDEVVKRGTAGMQELPGIGPKKAESLVEFAEEQIAKRPAAEEPAPAPAPAVVNTVEENDNLVYTSPSLKKPASKAGILDSLTESTGTEEETIDEVGETVAPPVTEEPHAETAAEETTEEEESSETGSPESEEEEQELGLEALAGVSPSIIDALSDNGFQTIAELSVTAVEELTAIEGIDEDAAQAIITQAKLLMEKYENV
- the rimP gene encoding ribosome maturation factor RimP, with product MRTGNIAATGHTMSKGSIPQAVEALVEPVVQAQGLELVDVEYKREGRSWVLRIYIDKPGGVGVEDCKKVSRMVEDMIEVDDIVRTHYILEVSSPGLDRPLKKEKDFRRYLGKKVQITTYAPIGDRRNFKGTLTNFVDGDVHVDVQGQAFAIPLKNIASARLEIEFKL